The following coding sequences are from one Triticum aestivum cultivar Chinese Spring chromosome 5A, IWGSC CS RefSeq v2.1, whole genome shotgun sequence window:
- the LOC123102635 gene encoding rRNA-processing protein FYV7 isoform X2, producing MKRSPPRDDAAAAGSSGGGGFNKGKGRWGGKKRNEQRLGGSGGALSLAAFANAKSRTTGYNPALIKKQKEFYRNAKLISKYKKSKKHQNQSNYPPQFPTLEEGGADASDVPKPHDKRKKRTSQSLNVEYEKKRVEDEKAKKERDAMIQAKKEEREKSEAKRKELREKMFKRTRSGQPVMKYRIEHLLETALESSNK from the exons ATGAAACGGTCGCCACCACGCgatgacgcggcggcggcgggcagcagcggaggaggagggttcaacaaggggaaggggaggtGGGGCGGGAAGAAGCGGAACGAGCAGCGGCTGGGAGGCAGCGGCGGGGCGCTCTCCCTCGCGGCCTTCGCCAACGCCAAGTCCAGGACCACCGGCTACAACCCGGCACTCATCA AGAAGCAGAAGGAGTTCTACAGGAATGCTAAATTGATTAGCAAGTACAAGAAGTCGAAGAAGCACCAAAATCAGTCAAACTATCCTCCACAATTTCCAACCCTTGAG GAAGGAGGTGCTGATGCATCGGATGTGCCAAAACCACATGATAAGAGGAAGAAGCGCACTTCACAAAGCTTGAATGTGGAGTACGAGAAGAAACGTGTAGAGGacgagaaggcaaagaaggagcgGGATGCGATGATACAGGCCAAGAAGGAGGAGCGAGAGAAGTCTGAAGCAAAGAGAAAGGAGCTTAGGGAGAAGATGTTCAAGAGGACACGATCCGGGCAGCCTGTGATGAAATACAGGATTGAGCATCTCTTGGAGACTGCACTAGAAAGCTCAAACAAGTGA
- the LOC123102635 gene encoding rRNA-processing protein FYV7 isoform X1 — protein sequence MKRSPPRDDAAAAGSSGGGGFNKGKGRWGGKKRNEQRLGGSGGALSLAAFANAKSRTTGYNPALIKKQKEFYRNAKLISKYKKSKKHQNQSNYPPQFPTLEEGGADASDVPKPHDKRKKRTSQSLNVEYEKKRVEDEKAKKERDAMIQAKKEEREKSEAKRKELREKMFKRTRSGQPVMKYRIEHLLETALESSNKSQG from the exons ATGAAACGGTCGCCACCACGCgatgacgcggcggcggcgggcagcagcggaggaggagggttcaacaaggggaaggggaggtGGGGCGGGAAGAAGCGGAACGAGCAGCGGCTGGGAGGCAGCGGCGGGGCGCTCTCCCTCGCGGCCTTCGCCAACGCCAAGTCCAGGACCACCGGCTACAACCCGGCACTCATCA AGAAGCAGAAGGAGTTCTACAGGAATGCTAAATTGATTAGCAAGTACAAGAAGTCGAAGAAGCACCAAAATCAGTCAAACTATCCTCCACAATTTCCAACCCTTGAG GAAGGAGGTGCTGATGCATCGGATGTGCCAAAACCACATGATAAGAGGAAGAAGCGCACTTCACAAAGCTTGAATGTGGAGTACGAGAAGAAACGTGTAGAGGacgagaaggcaaagaaggagcgGGATGCGATGATACAGGCCAAGAAGGAGGAGCGAGAGAAGTCTGAAGCAAAGAGAAAGGAGCTTAGGGAGAAGATGTTCAAGAGGACACGATCCGGGCAGCCTGTGATGAAATACAGGATTGAGCATCTCTTGGAGACTGCACTAGAAAGCTCAAACAA GAGCCAAGGCTAG
- the LOC123102637 gene encoding putative glutaredoxin-C14 isoform X2 — protein MDCVMKLASERAVVIFTLSSCCMCHTMAWLFCDLGVNALVHDLLKANLGKEMERALLKMLGKGPSVPVVFIGGKLVGGTNRVMSMHLSGELVPMLRNAGALWL, from the exons ATGGACTGCGTGATGAAGCTGGCGTCCGAGCGAGCGGTGGTGATCTTCACTTTGAGCTCCTGCTGCATGTGCCATACCATGGCGTGGCTCTTTTGCGACCTGGGTGTCAATGCACTGGTGCatga ccttcttaaggcaaactt GGGAAAGGAGATGGAGAGAGCTCTCCTCAAGATGCTCGGGAAAGGCCCATCTGTTCCAGTGGTGTTCATCGGCGGGAAGCTTGTCGGCGGGACAAACAGGGTCATGTCCATGCATCTTAGCGGCGAGCTCGTCCCAATGCTGAGGAATGCAGGTGCCCTCTGGCTATAG
- the LOC123102637 gene encoding putative glutaredoxin-C14 isoform X1, translating to MDCVMKLASERAVVIFTLSSCCMCHTMAWLFCDLGVNALVHELDQDPRGKEMERALLKMLGKGPSVPVVFIGGKLVGGTNRVMSMHLSGELVPMLRNAGALWL from the exons ATGGACTGCGTGATGAAGCTGGCGTCCGAGCGAGCGGTGGTGATCTTCACTTTGAGCTCCTGCTGCATGTGCCATACCATGGCGTGGCTCTTTTGCGACCTGGGTGTCAATGCACTGGTGCatga a cTCGACCAAGACCCCAGGGGAAAGGAGATGGAGAGAGCTCTCCTCAAGATGCTCGGGAAAGGCCCATCTGTTCCAGTGGTGTTCATCGGCGGGAAGCTTGTCGGCGGGACAAACAGGGTCATGTCCATGCATCTTAGCGGCGAGCTCGTCCCAATGCTGAGGAATGCAGGTGCCCTCTGGCTATAG